The DNA region CCCTAATCTCTCCAATACCACAAAAATCCTAAtttgagacaccaccaccaccaaaaacccaaatctgagacaccaccatCACCAAAAAACCCTAATCTTTCCATCACCAACAAAACCTTAATCTCTCCACCTCTACGTCATCTTCTTCGCCGCCATCTCAAAATCAGTCCATCACCGCTGCCACCAACAATGCACACGGCCAGATCTGCGTCATCGCCTTACCGGATagagtgaaaagagagagagaggggggtgagcacagagggagacggagaagagagagaggggtgagcacagagggagagggagaagagagggGGCGGTGCGgccatggtggtggtggttgagagaaggggagagagattttttagggttttgagaaatgaaaaatctgaaatggatagtgattgggaaaaaagaaagatatatgtgtttgAGTATGTATTTTTTAATATAGCTaccatttgtaatttagaaaagttaattaattactaaatataattaaataaaagggtagttaatattaataattaagtcttaaaagaagctacaaCGAGTAAAAATTCCTTTTATTTATGTGTGATTATGAAATCAAGCATCGTGTTTGGTGTGTCGAGTTATATACAAAGCAACTAAACACTACTGAacataatgatttttttttttgcatccgGTTTCCAGTACTAGCATTGGAACCCAACTATTTTGGAGTTTGCCACGTAGGGCCCATTCAGGGGAAGAGCTTCTACAAGGATTTTTTCATATTCAAGACTTGAATCCGTGACCTCTGATTAAGGGATCAACCCCATCTGTTGCACCAGATACCGAAGATTAATACgggataatttcaataatatacaatctagcataaaatattacatccacgtagccatatttttaatttacattcgCATAGCCAACTTTCTTTTTGGTGACAGTGTTTATACACgagatatacaacattatacacttaccATAGACAATATATAAACTTattataaaagtgtataataatgtataaaagggtcatttcggataaatattttctccaaatagatATAGAGTGTTATTTTCCCCAATACGTAACGATGCTAGTTTTAATATATCATAACTCCTTTTCTAAACAGCAATTAAACTACCTTTAAATATTCTTTTTTAACTTTAACATACGTATCTCGTGGACATatgagatgatttttttttttttttttctgagaggCATATGTGATGATGACGAAGTTGGCGCATTAAGATTCTAGCAAGAGAAACAGTaaaactctaaaaaaaaaaaaaatggtagctCAGCCGTCTCacacaaatagtgcaaatatgCCCCAACTATTACCTAATTGGTGCAAATATAAGCTCGTGATAATCGCAAAATTGAGGGGTAATATTTGTACCTttccaaaccaaaaaaaaaaaaaaaaaaggaaacgaGAGTCAAAGCAGCAGGAAAGGGAGCAGCGCAGCAGTTGCTACTATTATTTGTATTTGTAATCATTTCACCTTCACACacacaaaatacatatatagCCGTATAAGAAAGGGAAAAAACtatcctacacacacacacaatatcAGAAAGCTCGTGATAAGAGTTGTTTCTTTGCAGCAGTAAGTACTAGCAAACAGAGATCACCAAATCACACTGTAAATTTACTAAGGAATTTTCTTTACTCGTGATCTCTTTCACTTTCTATCTCTCTCTTTCTACAGGTAATAATTGCCTATTTTTTGTTGCTTTAAACCTAGACACTTCCAACGAGATTGCCAAAAAAAACTTCTCTTTTCAAACTCCAAACTTGAGCCAAATGTCCTTCTTGATGAACCTTTATATAGAAAGAACTTAGCTTTCTTTTCTCCACTATCCTGTTTTTCTTgaaaaaatgtttttttcttcattttttggtGGAAAAAAGGAATCTTGAAAATACCCTTTTGTATTCGAAGTGATTTTTTGAGTAAAAAAAAGGAGTTTTGGAGATACCTTTTTGGACTTTGAAGTGATTTTTGAGAAAAAAAGGATTTTTCGAGATACCCTTTTGATATTTGAAGATTTTGTTGAGgaaaaaaggagttttgaggatacCCTTTTGGATATTGAAGTGAGTTTTGAGGaaaaaaaggagttttgaggatacCTTTTTGGATTTTGAAGTAAtttttgaggggaaaaaaaaggAGTTTTGAAGATACCCTTTTGATATTTGAAGATATTTTTGAGGAGAAAAGGAGTGTTGGAAGATATTCTTTTGGAATTTGAAGAGATTTTTGAGGAAAAAGAATGGGAAACTGTGGAAGAAATGGAGGAGTGAGGCAATATATAAGATCAAAAGTTCCACGTTTGAGATGGACACCTGATCTTCATCATTGTTTTGTTCATGCTATTGAAAACCTTGGTGGCCAAGACAGTAAGTTTCACTACTATATTTAAATAACCTAAAAAAGTGGCTATTTGTGTAAAGATCCCATTCTTTTCTAATTTTTGTCTCTTTGTTTGTGGGTACTATGTAGAGGCTACTCCTAAGCTTGTTCTTCAGATGATGGATGTAAGAGGACTTACTATTTCTCATGTCAAAAGCCATCTTCAGGTTAGTTTTTAAATATCCCTTTTTTAGGTTTCCTCATTTACTATTTGCTTTGTTATTTTTATGAAGTTCAAGACAGTTTATAAGTATACTTGTTTTCATGAAAACAGATGTATAGAAGCATGAAGGGTGATGTCAACAGGCAAGGTATTCAAGATTTCCTAGTTTTATGTGTGTGGAGAAAAGAGTGGAAATATACCATTCTGTAACTAATACAGTGTTCTTTGTTATACTAGTACTAGTATTAAATGTCCTTCATTATGGATTATTGACCACATAAGTGTATCTTATAATAGTTTATGAGCAATAGAATATGAATCCTTAAAGTTTCCTATAATATACTTTCTTGAGCTTAGCTGTTCACATTTGTACATCTAACATGTAAACATAACTTTGGAAATCATCTTACAACTCACTTCATTTATtgcatctttctttctttcccaaTGACAGTTTCTTTTCTTGATTAAAATCCATTAGAGGCAACCTATCCCTTTATACATCTTCTAATATTGgcatattttataaaaataattgtTTGTACTCATTTATTACCAATATTCTTCTCATTATGAATAATCTTCTTTACTAAAAGTTGAATTTCCAATTTTCATTATGAAAATTTAATCAAACCCATTTTTCCTTGTGTACTGTTTTCCAACATTCTCAACTtacttttatattttttcttttactttttttgtATGTGTGTTCACAACTAGCAGACAGAATCAGCACTCAACCAAGAAAACAACAGTCCTTAGAAGATCATGATTGTCATTATCAACAAGAAGAAGGATGTGTTGAGCAACAAAAGCTTTTGGTTTACCAATATCCATCTTTTAGCAGCAGCCCCATGGACATGGAGAGATCATATTCTACTCCATACTTTAACTGTAGTGTCCAACCAACAAAAAGGTGATTTTGTACTCTTTTGTGTCCTCAGTTTCAAAAAGGGTTGTGCTAAGGAACAAAAAGGATTTGCATTTATGCCTTGGACATTGACATTATTACCTTTATTTTAACTTTTACGGAGTTTTATTTCTAGAGTTTAACTATTCTATATTACACTGACCAAAATAAATTCTACATATCAGTATGACACTATCACTTAAAGTGTAATTACAGTTATGTTGCTCGAACCCTCAAAAATCTCGTAGTTATCATGTTGGATTCTCAAAAAATAAGTAgattttgaaggatccgacacatATCTTGCGGTATTTTTGAAGATTCTGAGCAACATAAAATTACTTATAGCATCTTGTAATAAGTGAGGTTAGCCTGAAGAATAAGACATGTTACACGTTCAGTTACACAGACAGTGTGAAACTTCTTTAATTAAATACATTGTTAGTTATGTATCTCAGATCGGACACACACATTGTGCTATTTTCAAAGAGTCCGAGGAATATAGAGTTACGGGTAACAACTTGTAATAAGTGAGATTAGTAACGCGAAAGATAATACATGTTTGAACATTAAATTACATTGAcggtaaaaaataagtaaaaaaatcTTTAATTAAATCTTTTATATGCCAACTTTTTTGTCTCACACAATGCTGCTGTGAATTTTTCTTCAGAGCTCGAATTGAGAACTGCAACAGCCAGAGAATACGTGAAGCAGTTGCCAATCCGTACAACAGTAGAAATAATTATAACCATAGCATGGCTGATAAAAGTTTAGCAAAAGAAGGGGATAAGAATGGTTTCATATGGAAACAAAATAGTGAAACAGAAAGAGAAACAACACATCCATTGTGCAATAGTACTACTCATGTCTTTAGAAGCAACAATGAAGTTCAAGAATCTGAATTTTTCAAGGTACATATCCCAATAACCCTATTTACTGTTCTTTTTATTCAAATTAAACTGCTAGTTATAAGTCTTGGTAGTAGTAGGGGTTTTTTCTTTTCTGCAGCTTTATTTATAAAAAGAGGTTGAGTGTTCTGTTTGTTCTCCCTCGGTTACAAAATATTTATGTACTACTTTACTTTTCACTTTTGAGATTTAAATTGCTTGAAAtttgatcaatattttaagatatatttttgcACCATTATGACGTAAAAAGAATTCAACTTATGTGTAGTCGTACTTTTCGTATAATTATTGAATagcaaaattttaaaatattaagttaatctaatGTAATTTAGCTTCAGCGACATTCTTATGGGATGgagagagtattttttttttccaggggCGTAGCTAGAGAGAAAGCTCCAGGTCAGTCAAAACCATGTATTTTTGTTAGAAAAttcacttaatatatataaaaaatttattaaaaattcaataagttatatttttaaaaattcagAATCCATAAACTCATAATTGTGACACTGCATGCGGCCTATGATCTTTAAGGTCTACTTTCGAGTTCCAACTCTAGTTATACAACATAGtactttttctttcttccttttgtCTAACTTTGCCAGTAAATTCTCTGCTTGAATCTTCTACATGGTGTCTACAACTGGCAAAGCCTGTAAGTCTTCGTTCTATAGGGTATTAGGTACACTAGTAAGTAGTTGACAGATAAAGTTAATGTAATGTTGCTTTCTCTTCTGTTGTTTAGTGCTTCTTCTTTCTTATTACTCCCtctttttcaatttatgtgaacctatttcctttttagtccgtgccaaaatgaatgacctctttcctaatttggaaacaaatttactttatgaaatgatttacagctacacaaatattcaaaacttattttgaatcacaagtttcaaaagtcttcactttttcttaaatgtcgtgtctagtcaaatgggttaacataaattaaaacggagggagtatttttttaaattatgattTTGCGCTTAGAAGAAACTAAACCAAGTATGGTCTGGTACATTGCTCAAAAACGAAAAGGAAAAACATGTTTAGTCATTGGTGTGGACTGGGTTGCTCTTTTGGTACACTAATTCATGAGTTGTTACCATGACATATGGGGCAATAAATGTAGATCAATGGCCTGAAAATGGTGGCCATTTTGGAAACTTCCCATTTTTGACTTGAGAATTATAAGAAGCATTAAAATAACTAAGAGAAAGGTTCTTTAAGGATTTAACTCATAGACAATGACACCGTAAAAACAAATTTTACACCATCAATTGATTCAAATGTTACCACATGCTTCATTCTACAGGTCCAATAATCTCGTATATTATGGATATTTACTTACAGTTATATTTTAAGTGACCTAACAGTGCAAGTATACACGTCAGTATATCAA from Lycium barbarum isolate Lr01 chromosome 10, ASM1917538v2, whole genome shotgun sequence includes:
- the LOC132616004 gene encoding putative Myb family transcription factor At1g14600: MGNCGRNGGVRQYIRSKVPRLRWTPDLHHCFVHAIENLGGQDKATPKLVLQMMDVRGLTISHVKSHLQMYRSMKGDVNRQDRISTQPRKQQSLEDHDCHYQQEEGCVEQQKLLVYQYPSFSSSPMDMERSYSTPYFNCSVQPTKRARIENCNSQRIREAVANPYNSRNNYNHSMADKSLAKEGDKNGFIWKQNSETERETTHPLCNSTTHVFRSNNEVQESEFFKEVMTQDSYRESSKRCKFEGLKKIENVREEEEEEHDECGLSLSLSLYHPSTQRSNASSTISEISEAISSYSAGSNLNNHQYHWLSSSEKLSVNLDLSIAL